ccgtgccgtgccgtgtagTGCCGCCGTGCTCAGCCtctggcccaggcacggcactaagcactccagaccgtgccgtgccgtgccactgGGCACGGCAGTCCAGCGTGTTAGTGTCGTGCCTTGGCACTAACCCACAAAACCACATCAAAATTTCAGAAAATAGAGAACAGCTCAAATATGAAGAAATCAAAATCAAGAAGAGAACACCAGGCAACAAAATATCAAAAGGAAGGGctgtgcaatggctgcctcattaaaaacctgtccaggtaaaactcacccttgtgagaaaccctggacagggaaaaagagtgcagccagccCCTTAGTGTAATTCAATTGTTCATTACATCCAATCCACAGGTCCAAAGCATCCAAGTCCAATTAAAATTACAGACCATTACATAAATGAATGACTAATCAAGATAAAGGTTTTCAAAGGCCTCCTCGAGCTCCTTATCCTCCACCATATGTTGTAGCCTTGACTCAGCAGCTTCCCAGTCCTTGATGCATGTGAGTGCCTCCACAGTCTCAGGGTTTAGCCTCCGCCGCCTTTCTTCAATGATCCTGCCAGTGGTACTGAAAGTAGCTTCTGATGAAATGGTAGAAACAGGCACACTGAAAACATCTTTAGCAAGGGTAGAAAGAACTGGATATGTTAGCTTATGATGATGCCACCAGTTCAGGATGTTGAAGTCATCATCCCACTGGCTCACTGTGTCACAGTCCAGATAAGCAGACAGTTCAGAACTACTGCTAGAAGAATTTGCTGCATGTAGCAAAGCAGTAGCAGGAATAGTCCTagacatatcaagattaggaggaagagaagaacagCCAGCTCCAACCataccaccaccatcatcatcatcatcatatattTCAGCCCAAGCTGTTCTTTTCTTACCAGATAGGCTTGGAGGGTCAGCCCTTTTGGCCCTTACAGATCCATACAAATCATCATACTTATGATACAGTTTGAAGAGAAGAGTTCTAGTTTGCATGAGCTTATTAGAATAATCAGCATCAGTAAGCAAATTTAACTTTCTAAGCACTTTGTTAAAACCTTTAATTTTAGCTCTTGGATCCAAGATAAATGCAATGCAGTAAAGATCAGGTATGGTTCTCCAATACTTATTGTACTTATCAATCATAGGTTGAACAACAGTTCTAATATGTTCATCATTTTGATACTTATGCaggtgtatagcaatcttaacaaTATGATGAACCATAAGTGGGGCAGTAGAATAGTAGACACCAGACAAAGCAACTGTTGAGTCATAAAACAGTTCAAGGAATTCTAGTATTTTAATTGCCATAGCCCAATGATCATGAGTCAAAAGAAAGGGGCCACCTTTAGCTCTAGGATAATTAGACTCAATGAAAGTATGGAAAGTTTCCTTGTGTGGTAGCAAATGCCTAAGCATCAGGTATGTAgagttccatctaacatccatgtccAATGCAAACTTCCTAGGTCTAATACCAGATGCCATGCAATAACTCTTATATGCAGCAACTCTCTGGTTAGAAGAGTTAATGTATGATATTGCAGTTCTGAAAGCATCAATCAAAGGACTAACAGCAACCAGAGCTTCTTTAACAATCAGAtttatgatatgacaagcacaacgttgatgcaAAAACAAATCAGAACCTAAATACTCCTTAAGCATAGGTTTCAGTTTATCCATAGCTTTGTTATTAGCCGAGGCATTGTCCAAAGTAACAGAAAAGACCTTGTTCAATATACCATAATCATTAAGCACATTACTAACACGTTCAGCAATGTTCTCagcattatgtgatgcatctataAGCCTTAAGCCAAGCACTCTTTTTTCAAGTTGCCAATCAGCattaatgtaatgaccaacaacactcaaataatcttctttagCATTTCCAGACCAAATATCAGAAGTAATAGCAACAGATGAAATGGCAttgttcttcaaatcatcaatcaaacgACCACGCTTCTCATTGAAATACTTAAAAAGATCTCTAGTTGTAGTTTGCTTAGAAACAGTTGAgtacctagggttatgagcagttTTTATGTAATCTTCCCAGGCCTCAGTTTCACCAAGACGTAGGGGAAGATCTAGCCTAGCAAGCAAACGAACAAGCTGAACACGAGCAACCTCAGCAGAATACTCCCAATTACGCATACTACCATCCTTATTGAAAGTAATGTGGGACTGAGCCATGCGACATTTCTCACGCTTTTTAGGGCAAGAGTCTTGATGACGGAGAAGGTGGCCAGTCCCAAATTTAGAATTAGCAGAGTACTCCTTACGGCAGTGAAGACACCGAGCGCCATACCTGACATCCTTACCATTTACCTTCTTGTAGAGCTTCTCGAAATCCTCCCAGCAAACCGAGGTAGAAGGGCGGTTAGGCTGGCTGGTTGAGCCGTCATCAGCAGCGGCTTGAGTGTCGCCCTGGACGGCGTTGGGGCCGTCAGCGTCGTCGACGGGAAGTGGGTGAGTAGCAGTACCGCCGTTGAGCTCCTCGGCAGCACGACGACCGAAGAGCTCCTCAGCATCCCCAACAATATCGTCCTCGTCgtctccggtcatcccgcagaggcgCAACTCGTCGTTGATCGTCATGGAGAGACCGATGTCCTCCTGCTCATCCGACATCTCGTCGTCGCCGGCCTCCGGTCCCTCAACGCCAGTGGCTTCAAAAAAAGAAACAGATCTAgggttaaatcaagaagaagaaaaagaagtaaaaatcaagaagaagaacagcgaatcaagaagaagaagaagaacaagaaacagATCTAACTCACCTCGCTTGACGGAGCACCAGAGGCAACGGCGACGACGACATCGCTCAGATCCGGCGTCCTGGTACCTCAACGCATCATAGCGGAGCCCCAATGACGCCGGAGTCCGGCGAGCGCGACGAGCGCGACGAGCGCGACGAGAGAGAGACGAAGACGATTCGTTGGAGATCTCAACGACTAAGCTACATCGCCGGTCAGAGAGAAGAGAAGGGGTGTACAAGGCCGTGCCGTGTGCCCGTGCAAGCCACCGCCGCTATCACCAGCCACCGGACGGCGAAAAGAAGAGAGTGAGCGGCTAGGGTTTCGAACGAGAGACGGAGAGAGCAGAGCCGAAGAGCGAGGTGCGCGCGGCGCGGAGGGGGAAGAAATGAGCACAGTACCTTCCCCCGGGCGGCTCCTGGCTTATATAGGCGCCCCACCGCAGCCCTTCATCCAACGGCCAGCGCTCGCCGAGGGCTTCATCCAACGGCTCTTAGCCGTGCCGACCCCGTGCCGGCCTTTGGAgcgggccgtgcccgtgccgtgccaacGGGCTAGCatagcggcccaggcacgggcacgaGGCCGTGCCGTGCTTGGCACGAGCATGGGagaggccgggccgggccgttttCGGACCGGGCCAAATCAGCACCGTGCCCGTGCTGGCCCGATGGGCCAGGCCCGTTTGGAAAACTTTAGTGGATGCCCTGCCCGCGATCGCGTGGTGGTAGGCGAGGGCTCCGACGGAGTGGCTCGGTGCAGATCCGATGAGTATTCGACCGCGCCACTGGAGCTCCATGGCCAGCTTGCGCCGTCGCCCTTCTCGCATTGTCACACACCAAGCACTGGGAGGTGACGGGAATGCCAACCGGGTGCTTGGCCAAGCCAGGCCCCAGAAAACGAGCTCCACCAGCATTCTGTCCTAGCCAGGGCAGGGGCTTATGGATGGCCTTATGAAGCCAGGCCACAACACACAAGCCTTTCTTGGCTCCAGGGAACGAGGCCAGAAGTTAGCCACCTAACCAGACACACCATATGTCCCTCTGGCTCGTTGTGGGGTTAGTTGGTGCCTCTGTAACAAACTAATCCAAAAATTGGCTGTGGCTAAACATGGGCCATGCATgccgaaagcttggaccaaattTTGATGCTTGCTTCAAAACCATACCAAAATATGGCCAAGGCTATTTGTTTGGACTAGCCATGCCTAATTTTGTTGCACGCTTTGAATACGACGTGCCGTGTctatatgccattatttcaattttttttttaagaTTACACGGTCCAACGCAAACGCTCGCAACGTATGTACACTTACCCCTATAAACGCATGCATGCAAACTCTAACCCTATGAGCACCTTCGAAGGCCGAGCTGGCAAATCCTAGAGACGAGATTGACAAAGTCCACCACATGCGTCTCGCTGTCGACGTGAACGTCACCTACCAGTGAAAGCACAGAGCCGTTAAATCTTTGCAAGTCCCTCCCACAGGGAGTTGAACCAGGACCACATATACTACCGTGGCTATTGTAACCACCGGGCTACATGCCCTTTTGCTATATGCCATTATTTCTTCTTTGAAATATAGACATGTGAGACCACCTTGATTTGTAGAGAGAATCATAAAGAATAATAAAGAAGTGACGAGAAATAGATATTAGTATTTTTAGTTTGataattaaaaaaaatctagaaTAATACTGCAAAGTTGTTGGCCGATCCACATCTGAGGGGTCGGTGATGCGTGATGACTAGACCAACTGATCTGGCATGCATGCATCGGAATTATTGAGCCAGCAACCCCGATGGACAAACCAACATGGTCCTTTCATTAAATTTCTATACTATCGCCGGGGGGGCCGGCATTGCTATCTATAGTGTTTGACACACACACGACAACGCTGGCCCTGCCATCAAGCCATCACGTTATATAATTGCTAGCTATCGCTAGGTACCATCACCAACTATACAAAAAAGCCCCGCCCTCCTTGCCGAAGGTGCTtccgggagaggagaggagactgCTGCTACCTGGTGGCGGAATCCAACTGAGAAGCAACAAGGGGTAGGGGAGGACGCCGGGGAAGAggacgccggggtgggggagcgcaccgccgccggccatggaggcaGCCATGCCAGCGCGTCGGGGTAGGCGCAGGGCGCGAGCGCGGAAGGGAGGAGGAAGCGAGGGACTGGGTGCGGGAACAAGCAGAGTGAAGCGTCCGTCCATTCCGGACATCTTAATTGGAGCATTACCGATTTGGTTTCTCTGAGTTGTACAACTAATGGAGATGTGAGGACTTGCGCACGTACGGTATGTACTAGTGTTGTGTGCATGATTTCGACCTATTGACAGGTtttactatagaacatgtatgttcCCATCCCTCCCTTGTTAATTAATGTGGTCTATTGATTGGGAACAAGTATATTATATGCATCCATATAGCAAAAATCTATGCACCCACAAGGCAAGCACTCCCCGTCTTAAATTTGTTCCAGCTCCGCCCCTACATCCGCGGTCGTGAAAATCCTCACCAGCAAGGTGAGTATCACCAGCTGTGGCCTAGACCTCAAAGGTACGCTCCTCGAtgggaacaaaaaaaaaattgggtgGGGACGGTCCCCATGAAGCAACCTTGGGCACCCGTCGGGGATTTGTGGCATGCGTCCATGTACATGCATCCAATGTATAGGAGAGatgtagtttttttttctcattATTCCTCCTAAATTTAAGCAATAGTTTCATTTGTTAGATGGACATGTGTACCAAACTCATCGCGGGTGCCCATAGTTACTCCATTTTTTCCGGAGAAGATAGATATCAAAAGTTCTGCCTCCAATGCAAAAGGTCAAATATAAAAACGTTCTTGTCAAGGCCATAAGCAACAGCAGCAGCCGTCGGCTCACAGATGATGGATCCGCATAACATTTGGACCAGCGATTCCCCCAGCACCCTTGGTGGCCTGTCTCTGGAAGTCATTGAAGTAGGCCGGGCGGGAACAGCGACAACAGCGTTCTTGAATGAAGGTGTGTTGATGAACGACACGCACGGTCAAAGCATGTTTGTCCTCTGCTTTTCCGATCCCTGCCTACACCTCCTTATCATCCCTGCAGATGCTCTGCTTTGCATCAGTATATCATATACACAGATACTCTGCTTTGCAAGGAAGGAAAACATAACGGGTCAGAGCAGATCACAACCCAAATGGCCGGCCGGCACCAGCCTCCTTGCGACGCCATGTATGCATGCATGGGTGCGATTCAGAAAGCATAGATGTAGATGCAGTTACCACAGATTACCACAAATTATCAGCCACCAAGTAAGGCATAATTTGCGATGTGCGCAACTATGACCTGCGTCTGGCATGCATATGCTGTCTGTGTACAAAAACCCATGCGGTGAGATTCCAGAATTCATTcgagaaggaaggaaggaaggaattgTCTCCATCTAGATCCAAAACCCAGTATCAAGTTCCAGAAGCAAGGAATTCCTGCGTTGCGTTGCCGATGGACATTGGAAAAGAACAACTACGAGTAGTGCATAGGATAGGGTATTCCAGTTCCAGCAATGTCTCTGCTTTCTAGAACAAGCACAATTagcggcctgttcgcttggtcgtatttggcttataagcagccaacagtactttcaatcatggcttataagccaaaccagcccaaacgaacagggcgtaggttattattatatttaattaACAGTGCAGTTATCAATCATCAAGTAATATATTGTAGTGCGCCATATATATATAGCAGCAGCAAGCTGGTTCCATTATTATTATTGAGAACTCGAGCTGTATGTACTTGCCTCTACACAACtatatactactctactagtaatGCCTGCTTCCATTCTAAGTGACCAGGCCCTCGATACTACACTGTCATCTCTAGCTGGCAGATTTTATTTCAGTTTTCTACACTGTCACACAGAGGACAGTTGCAAAGACACgatcgaccacctagtgccaaaTCATGAGAAGCCTAGAAGCCGGCGTGGCCGAGGTGTGTGCTGGAAAGGAAAGGGTGCCGGCCTCGACAGATATCAGCTTTGCACGAGTACTATTATATATCATATATACATTTACAGATGCTCTGCTTTGCAAGGAAGGAAAACATAACGGATCGGAGCAGATCACAGCCCAAATGCCATGTATGCAAGGGTGCGATTGAGATAGGTGAAGGTAcggaaattattattattattatatatacccAGACGAAGATAACATGAGAGCAGGAAGGAGACGAGAAAAATAACATGAGAGCATCTGACGCTAAAGCAGGGGAAGGAAGTGGAAGCGATGTACGCAACTCTAA
This sequence is a window from Miscanthus floridulus cultivar M001 chromosome 10, ASM1932011v1, whole genome shotgun sequence. Protein-coding genes within it:
- the LOC136489614 gene encoding zinc finger BED domain-containing protein RICESLEEPER 2-like, giving the protein MSSSPLPLVLRQARSVSFFEATGVEGPEAGDDEMSDEQEDIGLSMTINDELRLCGMTGDDEDDIVGDAEELFGRRAAEELNGGTATHPLPVDDADGPNAVQGDTQAAADDGSTSQPNRPSTSVCWEDFEKLYKKVNGKDVRYGARCLHCRKEYSANSKFGTGHLLRHQDSCPKKREKCRMAQSHITFNKDGSMRNWEYSAEVARVQLVRLLARLDLPLRLGETEAWEDYIKTAHNPRYSTVSKQTTTRDLFKYFNEKRGRLIDDLKNNAISSVAITSDIWSGNAKEDYLSVVGHYINADWQLEKRVLGLRLIDASHNAENIAERVSNVLNDYGILNKVFSVTLDNASANNKAMDKLKPMLKEYLGSDLFLHQRCACHIINLIVKEALVAVSPLIDAFRTAISYINSSNQRVAAYKSYCMASGIRPRKFALDMDVRWNSTYLMLRHLLPHKETFHTFIESNYPRAKGGPFLLTHDHWAMAIKILEFLELFYDSTVALSGVYYSTAPLMVHHIVKIAIHLHKYQNDEHIRTVVQPMIDKYNKYWRTIPDLYCIAFILDPRAKIKGFNKVLRKLNLLTDADYSNKLMQTRTLLFKLYHKYDDLYGSVRAKRADPPSLSGKKRTAWAEIYDDDDDGGGMVGAGCSSLPPNLDMSRTIPATALLHAANSSSSSSELSAYLDCDTVSQWDDDFNILNWWHHHKLTYPVLSTLAKDVFSVPVSTISSEATFSTTGRIIEERRRRLNPETVEALTCIKDWEAAESRLQHMVEDKELEEAFENLYLD